A portion of the Podospora pseudoanserina strain CBS 124.78 chromosome 2, whole genome shotgun sequence genome contains these proteins:
- the PEX29 gene encoding Peroxisome size and maintenance regulator (EggNog:ENOG503NYJV; COG:S; antiSMASH:Cluster_2): MVDELEEQLLTAADESVMPEGDESQPSQPQDHQSRSARKVKSLKNGIFRAASIQDKLLEKLLSQVIPAEDGHTQTPSIMGGDDPPAFAERPGFSIPLMSNNFRRFNARIGVVFKFQSRALKVLSWRKPTHTLSLLAVYTFVCLDPYLLFALPLAIAVFFIFVPSFIARHPAPSTSSDPDHQVRNLGYSPRGPPLAPARNFQPTKELSKDFFRNMGDLQNVMEDFSVVHDKVVTLIVPVTNFSDEALSSAIFVGLFAALVVMLISAHLIPWRYLMLVGGWGAILSAHPTINRLVAQATEQYLHHNPTLSSPTDPHPVKIPTVDIPALLSKEIILDSAPETREVEIFELQRLSHYPGGEWEPWVFSPSPYDPLSAQRISGQRPQGTRFFEDVQPPEGWEWSEKKWGLDLWSREWVEERIITGVEIETEGERWVYDIASSSEKSAGGGGGMGTIGEESEEEPVRSGNQSTPMKQNGGLSWEEGEEGMGRRGEWRRRRWVRMVRRKNVTG; this comes from the exons ATGGTGGATGAACTGGAAGAACAGTTATTGACTGCCGCCGATGAATCCGTCATGCCAGAAGGTGATGAAAGccaaccatcacaaccacaagATCATCAATCTCGCTCGGCGAGGAAAGTAAAAAGCTTGAAGAATGGTATATTTCGGGCTGCAAGTATACAAGACAAACTACTAGAAAA ACTTCTATCACAAGTGATACCAGCAGAAGATGGTCACACACAAACACCCTCTATCATGGGAGGTGACGACCCTCCAGCCTTTGCCGAACGACCCGGATTCTCTATCCCTTTGATGTCCAACAACTTCCGCCGCTTCAACGCTCGCATTGGTGTGGTTTTCAAATTCCAGTCTCGAGCTCTGAAAGTGCTTTCATGGCGCAAACCAACccacaccctctccctcctcgcagTCTACACCTTCGTCTGCCTCGACCCCTACCTCCTCTTCGCACTTCCCCTCGCGATAGCCgttttcttcatcttcgtcccCTCCTTCATCGCCCGTCACCCTGCCCCGTCAACATCCTCCGACCCCGACCACCAAGTCCGAAACCTAGGCTATTCCCCCCGTGGCCCTCCTTTAGCACCAGCTCGCAACTTCCAGCCCACCAAAGAGCTGTCCAAGGACTTCTTCCGCAACATGGGTGACCTCCAAAACGTCATGGAGGATTTCTCCGTCGTCCACGACAAAGTCGTGACTCTAATCGTCCCCGTAACCAACTTCTCCGACGAGGCGCTTTCATCCGCTATTTTCGTCGGGCTATTCGCCGCTCTGGTAGTAATGCTCATATCAGCCCACCTCATCCCCTGGCGCTACCTCATGCTTGTGGGGGGCTGGGGTGCCATATTGTCTGCTCACCCAACAATCAACAGGCTTGTCGCTCAAGCCACGGAGCAGTACCTTCACCACAATCCCACGCTCTCTTCCCCGACCGACCCTCACCCGGTTAAAATCCCCACTGTTGACATCCCAGCTTTGCTATCGAAGGAAATAATCCTCGACTCCGCCCCTGAAACCCGCGAGGTGGAAATCTTTGAACTTCAACGGTTGAGTCATTACCCcggaggggagtgggaacCATGGGTTTTTTCCCCCTCGCCATACGACCCTTTATCAGCCCAGCGCATCTCTGGGCAGCGACCGCAGGGAACGAGATTCTTTGAGGATGTCCAGCCGCCAGAAGGGTGGGAGTGGTCAGAGAAGAAGTGGGGGCTTGATCTGTGGAGCAGGGAGTGGGTAGAGGAGAGGATTATTACGGGCGTGGAGATTGagacggagggggagaggtgggtttATGATATCGCCTCTTCTTCGGAAAAgtctgctggtggtggtggggggatggggacgaTTGGGGAGGAaagtgaggaggagccagTGAGGAGCGGTAATCAGTCTACCCCGATGAAGCAGaatggggggttgagttgggaggagggggaggaggggatgggacggaggggggagtggaggagaaggaggtgggtgaggatggtgaggaggaagaatgTTACTGGCTAG
- a CDS encoding hypothetical protein (antiSMASH:Cluster_2), with translation MSTVGILTGAANSPTKIADESASSEKLVTGTIRVTTLSWTTEKSSMTFWRSPMLRKKSLDSSLVGWKLRAGAKGGPRGE, from the exons ATGTCAACAGTGGGGATTTTAACCGG AGCGGCGAATAGCCCGACGAAAATAGCGGATGAAAGCGCCTCGTCGGAGAAGTTGGTTACGGGGACGATTAGAGTCACGACTTTGTCGTGGACGACGGAGAAATCCTCCATGACGTTTTGGAGGTCACCCATGTTGCGGAAGAAGTCCTTGGACAGCTCTTTGGTGGGCTGGAAGTTGCGAGCTGGTGCTAAAGGAGGGCCACGGGGGGAATAG
- the POM1 gene encoding serine/threonine protein kinase, CMGC, dual-specificity (COG:T; EggNog:ENOG503NXAT; antiSMASH:Cluster_2; SMCOG1030:serine/threonine protein kinase) translates to MNRDHRAPAGPRRENQSPTRRPLNLNPPSPTKIGSIRRPTVDAPMLSASSSNNHSLFSFGAGNGVSNNVTDIANASFEFLPSVSFDDLQSSLESASTDFKLTQFPSPTGQGTILGDRSAGNNHNMVERPDMTRPSAAAHALPQQPAITRSRTGSILRRPSTSSRPPQPSTASTPSGNPGVPNAPTAPAAMRARRQSHYPPVSNPNPAKPPRKSTGDVQLGEAQVKEVQTRKRRPSAVSLSDRPVLEASRASVDVAPRSTVVESMRHLTSSRASKARSVQPLPRSNQDMLTPDTTLKPEHTHIAMAMPRSPNRVAAKASTPSSAKRISVMPGTHHASHATGLGARTISPTDTRRMKRLSTMHHVQQGPVAGASPALPHPPPISADGRASSRSPSMLPRKISTPSSSRTTPDHTRKSYSSGLSVNSSTSLNTVRTSTGSMQQRAMQGANSSRLPAPKALNLHNSASFDSSEEVPPVPAIPKAYESPKEAHLEAASFLEKRRSNLAYDASSIHSNSTASISGAQTSDSAPAKLQRKPSNRKTVHTSKLDFEKNPAAAQSKKSLQPLRLPPITLGPLSTPTAAKIAALQTHGDRNLSPPPSRQIPKTPTTPMTASKGTFFGRIRPEDRADIQHLRSSASVQRLHRESPATTAEPPTSSTESFAGVKNGTARSGPSPFLSQSVPKGGNFETTLFKRSKTGGDFTQPLDAAADVPVQHNKPSGPRAQKSVATRPAGGKSPPPRPSPEEPPTPSSMSSLRRKLSLSWKRSASKASGSQGHHGEQNAVKHDSMPPPRIPVSATLNNLPSGKPPSPTPSTKSNGNGTYLESRRRKSSASSLNAVLSGERNRGDTGTAAKKDSTLGTVNERATVPHNSSVVQRILKPKGSTATLRHHDVWNSELDKDDLIAEDEMRKLGSRRKDTELAARTLDALRKRASAKERVSPQEAIRIAVLNIYERGEIVDYKDIYFCGTQNAAKVVGDVQSESPNFGYDDERGDYSIVPGDHLAYRYEIIDVLGKGSFGQVVRCIDHKTGVLVAVKIIRNKKRFHQQALVEVNILQKLREWDPKNKHSMVNFTHSFYFRGHLCISTELLDMNLYEFIKSNAFRGFSLKLIRRFTKQMLSSLNLLKQHKVIHCDLKPENILLRHPLHSEIKVIDFGSSCFETEKVYTYIQSRFYRSPEVILGMQYGLPIDMWSLGCILAELYTGVPIFPGENEQEQLACIMEVFGPPEKHLIEKSTRKKLFFDSMGKPRLTVSSKGRRRRPSSKTLQQVLKCDDEAFLDFIARCLRWDPDRRMKPEEAIRHEFITGQKTSVPIRMREGSPSKRTNSVSAPRPLPEPPAAVRAATMRAREASGPNNGSVGTKTGSMPTATARRTSNMSTASSMNGSISSVKRTSNGTTTTYTNGNGTIGPSSLPRASLRSVSGGVGPVSLSNNSKTDLAAAGANAAMSRRA, encoded by the exons ATGAATAGAGACCATCGCGCTCCGGCTGGGCCCAGACGGGAGAACCAGTCGCCCACCAG GAGACCGCTGAACCTGAACCCCCCCAGTCCCACCAAGATCGGCTCCATCAGACGGCCCACCGTCGACGCTCCAATGCTCAgtgcctcctcttccaacaaccactccctcttctctttcGGGGCTGGGAATGGCGTGTCCAATAACGTGACCGACATCGCCAACGCATCCTTCGAGTTTCTGCCCTCGGTCAGCTTCGACGACCTCCAGAGCAGCCTCGAGTCTGCCTCGACCGACTTCAAACTCACGCAATTTCCTTCACCGACTGGGCAGGGAACAATTTTGGGCGATCGAAGTGCgggcaacaaccacaacatgGTCGAGCGCCCCGACATGACACGGCCAAGCGCCGCTGCCCATGCCTTGCCTCAGCAGCCTGCCATCACGCGTTCACGAACAGGCTCAATTCTACGAAGACCTAGCACGTCAAGCAGGCCGCCTCAACCTAGCACTGCTTCTACGCCATCTGGTAACCCAGGCGTGCCCAATGCTCCCACTGCTCCGGCTGCCATGCGTGCGCGCCGACAAAGTCATTATCCCCCAgtctccaaccccaatccCGCCAAGCCGCCACGGAAGTCAACTGGAGATGTTCAGCTGGGAGAGGCTCAGGTCAAAGAGGTTCAGACCCGAAAGCGGAGACCTAGTGCGGTGTCTTTATCAGACAGGCCCGTCCTCGAGGCTTCGAGAGCGTCGGTGGATGTTGCACCTCGATCTACGGTAGTGGAGAGCATGCGGCACCTGACAAGCTCGAGGGCATCCAAGGCAAGGTCTGTGCAGCCATTGCCCAGATCCAACCAGGATATGCTCACACCAGACACCACGCTCAAACCCGAACATACTCACATAGCTATGGCAATGCCTCGCTCCCCCAACAGAGTTGCCGCCAAGGCTTCTACTCCAAGCTCAGCGAAGCGGATATCTGTCATGCCAGGAACTCATCATGCCAGTCACGCCACTGGACTGGGTGCACGAACTATCAGCCCTACCGATACAAGACGAATGAAACGCCTATCTACGATGCACCACGTTCAACAGGGCCCTGTTGCTGGCGCTTCCCCCGCGCTgccccatccaccacctaTTTCGGCCGACGGTCGCGCCTCGTCTCGATCCCCTTCTATGCTGCCTCGAAAGATCTCGACCCCTTCGTCTTCACGAACCACGCCCGACCACACCAGAAAGTCATATAGCTCAGGTTTGTCCGTCAACTCAAGCACCAGTCTCAACACGGTGCGGACGTCCACTGGCTCCATGCAGCAGCGAGCCATGCAAGGTGCAAATAGTTCCCGATTGCCTGCCCCCAAGGCGCTCAATCTTCACAATTCGGCGAGCTTTGACAGCAGCGAGGAAGTGCCACCGGTGCCCGCGATTCCAAAGGCGTACGAGTCTCCAAAGGAGGCGCATCTCGAAGCTGCTTCGTTtctggagaagaggaggtccaACCTGGCCTATGATGCCAGCAGCATCCATAGCAATTCGACAGCGAGTATATCGGGCGCGCAGACGAGTGATTCAGCACCTGCCAAGCTTCAACGTAAGCCAAGTAACAGGAAGACAGTACACACCTCGAAGCTGGATTTCGAGAAGAATCCTGCGGCAGCTCAGTCGAAGAAGAGCTTGCAACCGCTGCGGTTGCCGCCCATCACCCTTGGTCCCCTCAGCACCCCAACCGCGGCCAAGATTGCTGCTCTTCAAACTCATGGTGACAGAAATCTctccccgcccccatcaAGGCAGATCCCAAAAACGCCGACGACTCCCATGACGGCATCGAAGGGCACATTTTTTGGAAGAATACGGCCTGAAGACAGGGCCGATATACAGCATCTCAGGAGCAGCGCGTCGGTGCAGAGGCTCCATCGGGAAAGTCCTGCCACTACGGCAGAGCCACCGACCAGTTCTACTGAGTCCTTTGCCGGTGTGAAGAATGGAACCGCCCGATCAGGGCCGTCGCCTTTCTTGAGCCAGTCGGTGCCGAAAGGAGGGAACTTCGAGACTACTTTGTTCAAAAGGTCAAAAACTGGCGGGGATTTCACCCAGCCTTTGGATGCAGCAGCAGACGTGCCAGTTCAACACAACAAGCCCTCGGGGCCCCGAGCGCAAAAGTCTGTCGCGACACGGCCTGCAGGTGGAAAATCCCCGCCACCGCGTCCCAGTCCGGAGGAGCCGCCCACTCCTTCTTCCATGAGCTCTCTCAGGCGCAAATTGAGCTTGTCCTGGAAGAGAAGCGCCTCCAAAGCCAGCGGAAGCCAAGGACATCACGGAGAGCAAAACGCCGTCAAGCATGATTCAATGCCACCGCCGAGGATTCCTGTCTCGGCAACTCTGAACAACCTTCCCTCCGGCAAGCCTCCAAGTCCCACTCCGTCCACGAAATCCAATGGCAATGGGACATATCTGGAGTCACGAAGACGGAAGAGCTCGGCCTCCAGCTTGAATGCGGTGCTTTCCGGGGAACGAAATCGCGGTGATACTGGTACAGCAGCTAAGAAGGATTCGACCCTGGGAACAGTGAACGAGCGTGCCACGGTTCCCCACAACTCGTCTGTGGTGCAAAGGATACTGAAACCTAAGGGCTCTACGGCAACTCTTCGACACCACGACGTTTGGAATTCGGAACTCGACAAGGACGATTTGATTGCAGAAGACGAGATGAGGAAGCTTGGTTCACGGCGTAAGGATACTGAGCTGGCAGCCAGAACTTTGGATGCTCTCCGCAAACGTGCCTCGGCCAAGGAGCGTGTCAGCCCTCAAGAAGCCATCAGAATTGCAGTTCTCAATATCTACGAACGGGGAGAGATTGTGGACTATAAGGACATCTACTTTTGCGGCACACAAAACGCGGCAAAGGTTGTGGGTGATGTTCAGTCGGAGAGTCCCAATTTTGGCTACGACGATGAGCGCGGTGACTACAGCATCGTACCCGGTGACCATCTTGCGTATCGCTATGAAATCATAGACGTGCTCGGAAAAGGAAGTTTCGGTCAGGTGGTACGGTGTATCGACCATAAGACTGGCGTTCTCGTGGCCGTCAAAATCATCCGCAACAAGAAAAGGTTCCATCAGCAAGCCCTGGTTGAGGTCAATATTTTGCAGAAACTCCGCGAATGG GATCCCAAAAACAAGCACAGCATGGTCAACTTTACGCACAGCTTTTACTTCCGAGGACATCTTTGCATCTCCACCGAACTATTGGACATGAACCTCTACGAATTCATCAAATCGAACGCTTTCCGGGGTTTCTCACTGAAGCTGATCCGCAGATTTACCAAGCAGATGCTGAGCTCACTCAACCTACTAAAGCAGCACAAGGTTATCCACTGCGACTTGAAGCCCGAAAATATTCTCTTGCGCCACCCTCTTCACTCGGAGATCAAGGTTATTGATTTCGGTTCGAGTTGTTTTGAAACAGAAAAGGTGTACACGTACATTCAGTCCCGGTTCTACCGTTCCCCCGAAGTTATCCTTGGTATGCAGTACGGTCTGCCCATCGACATGTGGTCTCTGGGTTGCATTCTTGCCGAGCTCTATACGGGTGTGCCAATTTTCCCTGGCGAGAACGAGCAGGAGCAGCTGGCCTGTATTATGGAAGTGTTTGGCCCACCGGAAAAGCATCTCATCGAGAAGTCGACACGTAAGAAGTTGTTTTTCGACAGCATGGGCAAACCTCGCCTCACCGTCTCCTCAAAGGGCCGTCGCAGACGCCCATCCTCAAAAACACTACAACAAGTGCTCAAGTGCGACGATGAAGCATTTTTGGACTTTATCGCACGCTGCCTCCGCTGGGATCCCGACCGCCGCATGAAGCCTGAAGAGGCGATTCGCCACGAGTTCATCACTGGCCAGAAGACATCTGTCCCCATCAGAATGCGCGAAGGGTCCCCCAGCAAGCGTACCAATAGCGTCTCGGCCCCCAGACCCCTTCCCGAGCCTCCAGCAGCCGTGAGGGCCGCTACTATGCGAGCGCGGGAGGCTTCCGGTCCCAACAACGGGTCGGTCGGTACGAAAACCGGAAGCATGCCAACAGCCACGGCCCGTAGGACCTCCAACATGAGCACCGCATCTAGCATGAATGGCAGTATCTCCAGTGTGAAGCGTACGAGTAACGGAACCACAACGACTTATACCAACGGCAATGGCACCATCGGCCCCAGCAGTTTACCTAGAGCATCTCTGCGCAGCGTgagtggtggggttgggccTGTGAGCCTgtccaacaactccaaaacAGACCTTGCCGCAGCAGGTGCAAACGCAGCCATGAGTCGCCGCGCATAG
- a CDS encoding hypothetical protein (EggNog:ENOG503P4HR), translating to MAETSGSSGTTQSEQTIENLLNKARASISKKEIKEAIGDILAAIDFCSCNKGNTKQLRHGKDKSCHLKQFVNGVRSKDLDAIYDVANSPCSCGFAWPSCSSPKHLEAIDLLTESLETEGHYVSAITTGLGIIRLRPISAAGYCRVAKTIRLILKLEKEGKKAKRVNPKVARTLATLEKDAGLTTARLYIFMKKLVQAGLNNTSEKYRNDAHDEYDQILMRMAHSLKLQNSLRDPAAKLPLELLRQIFSHLDTSDVIRSLRVSKKWNRIIKHDTLLWEEVRLAQPRNPGNRVFATWLRGHQGVKSLTIDEVSGFGFSAKRLYMLLFGLPNLQCLIIKTAAPHRCDTIQELDPAPSPSQKLGLAQLSLDGYQAPVSLLVQLLDLSKDTLEVLDLVQTGSKPERAIEAVRMPKLRSLWIDIDMAGTSTEEHVLRMPEIVASTPNLEAFCLNGFQLEWTPGQPTPQGWRQLKHASFGPAMGIEAHTQGTILLPRIFPPMTESMEKIEIMTMNPVIAHNYLFTVMDGAEARHPLHSQEMGLEFDEGKLPKLPNLELFRSRCAIDVGLLGRLLAVPAAREGSLRVLELAVEQRWAVRQRHLWCPVVGLESIVVPAEAFVWMESEKIEHLGLYFFNYAGFAFQYGQRFNGQPFLDWLDKFPALNSVSVYPDWPGEGVMPFIGKLILHPRVKKIFQDSLRTGYEWDEACLLAVQRSVDLYHCDFNVPYGPSLFKNW from the exons ATGGCCGAGACTTCTGGTTCCTCCGGCACGACTCAGTCCGAACAGACTATCGAGAACCTCTTGAACAAGGCGCGTGCCTCTATCTCCAAGAAAGAGATCAAGGAAGCCATCGGTGATATCCTCGCG GCCATTGATTTTTGTAGCTGCAACAAGGGCAACACAAAGCAACTCCGGCATGGCAAAGACAAGTCTTGCCATCTGAAGCAATTCGTCAATGGCGTCCGGAGTAAGGATCTCGACGCAATCTACGATGTTGCGAATAGTCCTTGTTCTTGCGGTTTTgcttggccttcttgttcATCGCCCAAACATCTCGAGGCAATAGATCTCCTCACCGAATCCTTGGAGACTGAGGGTCATTATGTTTCTGCCATCACGACCGGTCTCGGAATAATTCGCCTTCGCCCAATCTCTGCTGCT GGCTATTGCCGCGTCGCAAAGACCATCCGGCTCATCCTTAAGCTCgaaaaagagggaaagaaaGCCAAGAGAGTCAACCCTAAGGTTGCGAGAACACTCGcaaccctcgagaaggaTGCTGggctcaccaccgcccgcctATATATTTTCATGAAGAAACTTGTTCAGGCCGGCCTGAACAATACCTCCGAAAAGTACCGCAATGACGCCCATGACGAATACGACCAGATTCTCATGCGCATGGCTCACAGCCTGAAGCTCCAAAACTCTCTTCGCGACCCTGCAGCCAAACTGCCACTCGAACTCCTCCGCCAGATCTTCTCTCACCTGGACACCTCCGACGTCATCCGCTCCCTCAGAGTCAGCAAAAAATGGAACCGTATCATTAAGCACGATACGTTGCTCTGGGAAGAAGTTCGTCTTGCCCAGCCGCGCAATCCTGGCAACCGTGTTTTTGCCACATGGTTGAGGGGGCACCAGGGAGTGAAGAGCTTGACCATAGACGAAGTATCAGGCTTTGGGTTCTCTGCCAAGCGTCTTTACATGCTTCTCTTTGGCCTTCCCAACCTTCAAtgcctcatcatcaaaactGCGGCCCCGCACCGCTGCGACACCATCCAGGAGTTGGATCCAGCTCCCAGTCCTAGTCAAAAGCTTGGATTGGCCCAACTTTCACTGGACGGCTACCAGGCCCCAGTCTCATTGTTGGTCCAACTTCTTGATTTGTCAAAGGACACGCTTGAGGTTCTAGACCTCGTCCAAACTGGCAGCAAGCCTGAGCGGGCGATCGAGGCCGTGAGGATGCCAAAGCTCCGGAGCTTATGGatcgacatcgacatggccggcaccagcaccgagGAGCACGTGCTCCGAATGCCAGAGATCGTGGCGTCCACGCCGAATCTGGAAGCGTTCTGCTTGAACGGCTTCCAGCTCGAGTGGACGCCCGGTCAACCCACTCCCCAGGGCTGGCGACAGCTCAAGCACGCTTCGTTCGGTCCGGCAATGGGCATCGAAGCCCACACCCAGGGGACCATTCTCCTGCCTCGCATCTTTCCCCCCATGACGGAGAGCATGGAAAAGATCGAGATCATGACGATGAACCCGGTAATTGCCCACAATTACCTATTCACCGTCATGGACGGGGCTGAGGCGAGACACCCTCTCCACTCCCAGGAGATGGGTTTAGAGTTTGACGAAGGCAAGCTCCCAAAGTTGCCGAACTTGGAGCTGTTCCGGTCGCGCTGTGCGATCGATGTGGGACTTCTGGGGCGCTTGCTTGCGGTGCCGGCCGCGCGCGAAGGAAGCTTGCGGGTGCTCGAGCTCGCGGTCGAGCAGAGGTGGGCGGTTCGCCAGCGCCACCTCTGGTGCCCAGTCGTGGGGCTCGAGAGCATTGTTGTGCCGGCGGAGGCGTTTGTTTGGATGGAGTCGGAGAAGATAGAGCACCTTGGGCTTTACTTCTTCAACTACGCCGGCTTCGCCTTCCAGTACGGCCAAAGGTTCAACGGGCAGCCGTTTTTGGACTGGCTTGACAAGTTCCCGGCGCTGAATTCGGTGTCGGTGTATCCCGACTGGCCTGGTGAAGGGGTGATGCCCTTCATCGGGAAGCTGATCTTGCACCCAagggtgaagaagatctTCCAGGACTCGCTCAGGACGGGGTACGAGTGGGATGAGGCGTGTCTGTTGGCGGTGCAGCGGAGTGTGGATTTGTACCATTGCGATTTCAACGTGCCGTATGGGCCTTCACTATTTAAGAATTGGTAG
- a CDS encoding hypothetical protein (EggNog:ENOG503P74V): MCYQLIERYSSCRCLYYQHAIDRCAAYGRVGHTIQQRTILVGYACADHTAHSSGYDDYGYSQYSDSGYHSHGQRSHKSSHGSRYR; this comes from the coding sequence ATGTGCTACCAGTTGATCGAGCGGTACTCATCTTGCCGCTGCTTGTACTACCAGCACGCCATCGACCGTTGTGCGGCATATGGTCGTGTAGGCCACACGATCCAGCAGAGGACGATATTGGTTGGGTACGCCTGCGCGGATCACACAGCACACTCCAGCGGATATGACGACTACGGATACTCCCAGTATTCCGACTCGGGCTACCACTCCCACGGCCAGAGATCACACAAAAGCTCACACGGCAGCCGGTACCGATGA